The following nucleotide sequence is from Pseudarthrobacter psychrotolerans.
CGTCCGCGCCGACATCGTGGAGTCCCTCGCCGACGCCGGGATCACCCACCCCTTCCCCATCCAGGCCATGACCCTGCCGGTGGCGCTTTCGGGCCACGACATCATCGGCCAGGCTAAGACCGGCACCGGCAAGACCCTCGGCTTCGGCATTCCCGCCCTGCAGCGCGTGGTGGGTCCGGACGACGCCGGCTACGACAAGCTCGCCGTTCCCGGTGCACCGCAGGCCCTGGTCATCGTGCCCACCCGCGAGCTGGCCGTCCAGGTGGCCAACGATCTCCAGAACGCCTCCCTCAAGCGCAACGCCCGCATCACCACCATCTACGGCGGCCGTGCCTACGAGCCCCAGGTGGAGGCCCTGCAGAACGGCGTCGAAGTGGTCGTGGGTACTCCCGGCCGCCTCATCGACCTCTACAAGCAGAAGCACCTTGTCCTGAAGAACGTCAAGATGGTCATCCTTGACGAGGCCGACGAAATGCTGGACCTCGGCTTCCTGCCGGACGTGGAAACGCTGATCGCCGGGACCCCTGCGGTCCGCCAGACGCTGCTGTTCTCCGCCACCATGCCCGGCCCGGTCATCGCCATGGCCCGCCGCTACATGACGCAGCCCACCCACATCCGGGCCGCTGATCCGGACGACGAAGGCCTGACCAAGCGCGACATCCGCCAGCTCATCTACCGTGCCCACAGCATGGACAAGATCGAAGTTGTGGCCCGCATCCTGCAGGCCCGCGGCCGCGGCCGGACCATCATCTTCACCAAGACCAAACGCACCGCCGCGAAAGTTGCCGAGGAACTCGTGGACCGTGGCTTCGCCGCCGCCGCCATCCACGGCGACCTGGGCCAGGGCGCCCGCGAGCAGGCCCTCCGCGCCTTCCGCAACAACAAGGTGGACGTCTTGGTGGCCACCGACGTCGCCGCCCGCGGCATTGACGTCGACGACGTCACGCACGTCATCAACTACCAGTGCGTTGAAGACGAAAAGATCTACCTGCACCGTGTGGGCCGGACCGGCCGCGCCGGCAACAAGGGCACCGCCGTGACCTTCGTTGACTGGGACGACATGCCGCGCTGGGGCCTGATCAACAAGGCCCTGGGACTCAGCGTCCCGGAGCCGGTGGAAACATACTCCTCCTCGCCGCACCTTTACGAAGAGCTGGATATTCCGGAAGGCACCAAGGGCCGTCTCCCCCGCAACAAGCGCGTGCTGGCCGGCGTCGACGCCGAGGTCCTTGAGGACCTGGGCGAGACCGGCAAAAAGAACACCCGCCCCAGCGGCGGACGCGATGGCGGACGCGACAGCAACCGTGACGCCGGCCGCTCCGGTGGGCGCGACAGCAGCCGCCGCACCGGCGAGCCCGGCGGACGCTCCGGTGACCGCCGTCGTCGTACCTCTGATGCGGCGACCGCCGGCACCAGCCCCGCCCCGGAACCGGCTACGGCTGCTCCGGCCGACGCCGAGGTGGACCCCCGTGCCCGCCGCAGCCGGACCCGCACCCGCCGCCGCAACGGCGAAGTGGTTGCCGGTGCCGACAACGGCCCGCAGCAGCGCAGCACCGAGGCATAACAGCCTCGATGACTGACACCGTCTGGGCGCCGGACGGCAGCAACCTGGTGGTTCACGCGGACAACGCGGAGTTCCTCCCCTCGCTGCCGGACGGCGCCTTCACCTTGATATACGTTGACCCGCCGTTCAACACCGGCAGGGTCCAGAAGCGCCAGGAAACGCGGATGGTGCTGAACGCCGACGGCGGCGGCGACCGCGTGGGCTTCAAGGGGCGCTCCTACGACACCATCAAGGGCGCCCTGCACCGGTACGATGACGCCTTCAGTGACTACTGGTCATTCCTGGAACCCCGGCTCGTGGAAGCGTGGCGGCTGCTGGCTGACGACGGCACGCTCTACCTCCACCTGGACTACCGCGAAGTCCACTACGCCAAGGTGATGCTTGACGCGATCTTCGGCCGGGAGTGCTTCCTCAACGAGATCATCTGGGCGTACGACTACGGTGCCCGCGCCAAGTACCGCTGGCCCACCAAGCACGACAACATCCTCGTGTATGTCAAGAACCCGGCGAAATACCACTTCGACAACGCCGAGGTGGACCGCGAGCCGTATATGGCGCCTGGCCTGGTGACACCGGCGAAGCGGGAGCTCGGGAAGCTGCCCACCGACGTGTGGTGGCACACCATCGTCTCCCCCACGGGCAAGGAAAAGACCGGCTACCCCACGCAGAAGCCCGAGGGCCTCATCCGCCGTGTGGTGTCGGCGTCAAGCCGGCCCGGTGACTGGTGCCTGGACTTCTTCGCCGGTTCCGGGACGCTCGGAGCGGTGGCGGCCAAGCTGGACCGGAAGTTCGTGTGCGTGGACCAGAACCAGCCGGCCATCGACGTGATGGCCAAGCGGCTGGGTGCCAAGGCGACGTTTACGTCATTCCCACCCAAGTGATCGTTGGGGACCCGTTAAGGACGGACGACGGCGGTTCCCGTGCCGAGTTCCTCAATGCGTGCCAGCACGTCCGCTGTGGTCAGGTTTTCTCCGAGCAGGTTCGGCTTTCCGGTTCCGTGGTAATCCGAAGAGCCCGTGATCAGGAGTCCGTGCTTGGCGGCAAGTCCCCGGAGGAAATCCCGCCCCTCCTCCGGGTTGTCGCGGTGGTCGATCTCCAGGCCCGCCAGGCCGGCGTCGATCATGTCGCGGTAGGTGCGCTCCCCCACGATCCGGCCGCGGCCGGACGCGACGGGATGGGCGAACACGGGAACGCCACCTGCGGCACGGACAAGTTCGACGGCGGTGGCCGGGTCGGGTGCGTAGTGCTGGACAAAGTAGCGCGAATGGGACGTCAGGATGGACGCGAACGCCTCGGAGCGGTCCGAAACCACGCCGGCCGCCACCAGGGCATCAGCGATGTGCGGGCGTCCGAGGGTGGCCCCGGGAGCCACATGGTGGATGACGTCGTCCCACGTCAGCGGGTAGTCTTCGGCGAGCAAGGTCACCATGCGTTCGGCCCGGGTGAGGCGTGCGTCCTTGGCCTTGGTGATCTCTTCAAGCAGCCCCGGGTGGGCAGGATCGTGCAGGTAACTCAACAGATGCACGCTGATGCCCTGCCCGGTCCGGCAGGAAACCTCCATGCCGGGAACCAGCGCTATCCCGTTTTCCAGCGCCGCGAGGGACGCCTCCGCCCAGCCGTCGGTCGAGTCGTGGTCGGTCAGGGCCACGACGTCCAGGCCCGCCCGGGCAGCCGAAGCCATCACGTCGGAGGGGGTTTCGGTGCCGTCCGAAACATTCGAGTGGGCATGCAGGTCAATCCTCACTTGCCCAGCCTAGTTGACCGCGCCCGCGCCGGTATTGGCTCCTTTGTCGCGCGTGCCCTGATGCTGGTGAGACGATGGTGCCGTGAACGATGCCGAAAATACCCTGAACTCTGCCTCCCAGCCCCTCGACGAGCGCGTCAACAACCGCTCGCAGCGGCCCAGTTCCGCTGCCTTCAAGGCCTTTATGGCCGGCAACTGGGCGCCGTCCGAGCAGCAACCGCCTGCGCTCGACGCCGTGGCCAACTACGCCGCCGCCCGGCGCAAGGCCATCTCGGAGAAGTTCAAAGGTGAGCGCCTGGTCATCCCCGCCGGTCCGCTGAAGGTCCGCTCCAACGACTGTGACTACCGGTTCCGTCCGCATTCCGGCTTTGCGCATCTCACCGGCCTGGGCCTGGACCACGAGCCGGATGCCGTCCTCATCCTGGAACCTGCCGGTGAAGGAAAGGGCGACGGCGGCAGTCACCACCGTGCCACGCTGTACTTCCGTCCGCTGGCCGGCCGGGATACAGAACAGTTCTACGCTGACTCCCGTTCCGGCGAGTTCTGGATCGGTGCACGGCCCACACTGGCCGAGTTCGAAGCGCGCCTGGGCCTGGCCACCGCCCACATCGAGGGGCTTGAATCCGCGATCACCAAGAACGTGGGCGCCCCCGAGATCGGCGGCATCTCCATACGGCTGGTCCGCAAGGTGGACGAGAACATCGACGCCCTGGTGGATACTGCCCGGTACAACACTGCCAAGGACCCGGACAACCTGGACCTCGCGGTCCTGGATGCACTGGATGAAAAGCTTTCCGAAGCGCTGTCCGAACTCCGCCTCCTGAAGGACGAGTGGGAAATCGAACAGATGATGACTGCGGTCGCTGCGACTGTCGAGGGCTTCGTGGAAGTGGTCAAGGCCCTGCCCCGCGCCCTGACCCATGCCCGCGGCGAGCGCGTTGTCGAAGGCGCGTTCTTTGCCCGTGCCCGCGAGGTAGGCAACGAACTGGGCTACGACACCATCGCCGCCGCCGGCAACAACGCCACAGTCCTGCACTGGACGCGGAACACCGGCAGGATCAACGCCGGCGAACTGCTCCTGTTGGATGCCGGCGTTGAAGCGGACTCGCTCTACACCGCAGATGTCACCCGGACACTGCCGGTCAACGGCACGTTCACCGCAGTCCAGCGCAAGGTCTACGAGGCAGTCCTGGATGCTGCCGACGCCGGATTCGCCGCTGCCCGGCCAGGCGCCAGGTTCCGTGACATCCACACCGCCGCCACCACCGTGTTGGCGGAACGCCTCGCCGAGTGGGGGCTGCTCCCTGTCAGTGTCGAGGAAGCCGTCAGCCCGGAAGGCCAGCAGCACCGCCGCTGGATGCCGCATGGCACCAGCCACCACCTCGGCCTCGACGTCCACGACTGCGCCCAGGCAAAACGCGAACTGTACCTCGACGGCATCCTCACGGAGGGCATGGTCTTCACCATCGAACCCGGCCTGTATTTCAAGAACGAGGACCTGGCCATCCCGGCTGAGTACCGCGGCATTGGCGTGCGGATCGAAGACGACATCCTGATGACGGCCGATGGTCCGGTAAACCTCAGTGCTGCACTGCCCCGCAAGGCCGACGACGTCCAGTCCTGGATGGCAGGCATCTACCAGGAGCTGGACGGTGGTTTGGCAAGCGGAGACATCGGCTAGAGGTGTAACGACCAGCGCATCTCCGCAGGGATGCGCTGGACGACCATACTCCTTGGTGAAGCTCTCATAACGGTTGTTGGCAATCGCTTGCCATAAATTGGCCTTCGTGAATACGCTGGCCGCGGAGACACAAAATCGTAGACTGAAGTTTAGTCTCGGGTCTCTGCCGCAATGTATGTCTTCAAAGGAGAAGCCTCATGGGTATGTCCAAACCGCGTCGCCTCGGCACTATCGCCGCAGCGGCCATTTCCGTCCTGATGCTTGCCGCGTGCGGCGGCTCGGGCGGCTCGGGCGGTGCGACCTCCGGCGCCTCGGGCGGCAAGGTGGACGGCACCGGAAAAACACTCAACGTCCTGATGAGCGTCACCGCTCAGTATCCGCAGGAACAGCAGGCCTGGTTCAAGGAAATGAGCGCCAAGTTCAAGGCCGAAACCGGAGCCGATATCCAGTGGGAGACGTTCGCCAGCGCCAATGACGAGATGACCCGGATCCAGACGTCAGTCGTCTCCGGCCAGGGCCCGGACGTTTACGGGCTCGGCACCACGTTCACCCCCACGGCGTACTCCACCGGTGCGTTCGTAAAACTGGGTGATAACGAATGGAACCAGCTCGGCGGCAAGGACAAGTTCGTTCCCGCGGCGCTCGGCATTTCCGGGCCGGATGACGGCAACCAGATCGGTATCCCTTTCGTAAGCCGGCCGTTCGTGATGGCCTACAACACCGAGCTGCTGGCGGCTGCCGGCATCGAAAAGCCTGCCACAACGTGGGATGAGTTCACGGAGCAGGCAAAGAAGCTCACCAAGGGCGACCAGTATGGTGTTGCCGTTGCGTACAAGGACAACTTCGATCCCTGGAAGTACATCTGGGGGATGTCCATCCAGGCCGGCAACCCCATCATTGACGGAAGCAAGGTCCGTCTCGATGACCCCATCACAAAGAAGGCCTACGAGACCTACTTCGGTTGGGTGACCAAGGACAAGGTGGTTGACCCCTCTTCCGTTGGTTGGGCCAACCCGCAGGCGCTGGCCGCCTTCGCTGCCGGCAAGGCAGCGTACTTCCCCATGACGTCGCCGCTGTCCATCCCCGCCCTGGATGCCTCCGCGGTCAAAGGCAAGTACAAGTACGCCCTGATGCCCACGGTTCCCCCGGGCGAGACCTCCAACCCTTCGAACGGTAAGCCTGCCGCCAGCATCCTCTCCGGTGACAACCTCGTGGTCGCTGACTACTCGAAGCAGAAGGACCTCGCCTTCGCGTTCGTCAAGATGATCACCGACAAGGATGTCCAGCTCAACTACTTCAAGGTCTTCGGCCAGCTTCCCGCCAACCAGGCAGCCGCGAAGGAACTGGCAACCAACGAAGTCATTGCGCCCGCCCTTGAGTCTGGTGCCAAGTCCGTAGCGACGCCGTTCAGCGGTGCGTGGGGCGATGTCCAGCTGTCGCTGACCAACGTAGTTGTCCAGTCCATTCCGGATCTTTCCTCCGGTGCAGTCAGCGAGTCCAACCTGTCCCAGCGGCTCAAGGACGAACAGGCCAAATCGCAGACCGCACTCGACCGGGCCAAGAAGTAAAACCGACCCACCAACTGCGGAAGGTTACGGAAAATGGCTAGCAGCGTTACCGAGCCCCGGCCGTCGGACAGCAGTCCGGCGGCCGGGGCGGCCGCCGAACCCGGCGAAACTACACCCCCTGGGCAGCGCCGCAAGGGGCTTAGCGAGAAGAACCGGCCCCTGTGGCTCCTGATTCCCGGCGGACTGCTGATGACCCTTGTCATCCTCGTCCCCCTGGCTATGGGCATCTGGATGTCCCTGATCGATCTGGATCAGTACACCCTTCGCCAATGGGTCAATGCCGAATTCATTGGTATCCAGAATTACATTGAAGCGGCGCTCAGCAGCGAGTTGCTCCGGTCCATCTGGCTTTCCGTTTCCTTCGCGCTGATTTCCACGGTGGTGACCGTCCCGCTGGGCGTGGCCGCCGCCGTCGTCACCCAGAACGCTTACCGTGGCCGTGCCGTGGTGCGCTCCATCTTCCTGATCCCGTACGTCCTGCCGTCGTTTGTGGTGGCCAGCGTGTGGCGGACCATGTTGCAGCCGGATGGCATCGTGAATGTAACGCTGACCAACATGGGAATGGGCGGCGGACTGTGGCTTAACGGTCCCAACGCGTACTGGACACTGGTTTGGGTGGAAATCTGGGCGGCCTGGCCGTTCATCTACCTGCTGGCGCTGTCCGGCCTGCAGGCGGTGGACCACGAGGTACACGAGGCATCGGCCCTGGACGGGGCACTGTGGTGGAATAAGCTGCGGTACGTGATCTTCCCTTATCTGAAGGGGCCGGTTTCGCTCGCCTTCCTGCTTGCCACGTTGAACCACATCAACAACTTCACTCTCCCCTATGTCCTGTTTGGTGCGCCGGCGCCGTCCGATGTGAATGTGCTGCCGATCCTGGTGTACGTCACCAGTTTCCAGAGCTTCCGGTTTGGCCTCAGCGCCGCGATGGCGGTCGTTTCACTGATACTGATTGCCATTCCGCTCTTCATCTACCTGCGCGCAGTCCGGCTTGATGTGCACGAAGGAGGAAAGAAATGACCATCGACGCGGCAAACCCGATCGAGCGGCAGAAGAAGCAGCCCATCCGGCGTGACGCAGCCCTGGAGGTCACACGCCTGATGCCGCGGCCGCTGCTGGCCACCCTCACGGTTCTGCTCTGCGCCCTGGTCCTCATTCCGATCGTGTATATCTTCCTGGCCTCGCTGAACACGGATGTGGGAGTCGCCAGCGGCGAGTTCTGGCCGAGCAGCTTCTCTTTGGACAGCTACACCAAGATCTGGGATTCCGTGGGGCTGGCGAAGGCCATCGGCAACAGCCTGATCGTTTCCGGCGCCACGGCAGTCGTCTCGGCCATTATGGCTATTGGCACAGCCTACGTACTGGTCCGGTTTGAGTTCAGGGGGCGCCTGACCGTGCTGCGCGGGCTGCTGGGCCTCCAGTCCATTCCGGGAACCCTGATGCTCCTGCCCGTGTTTGTGCTCTTCTCTTCCGCAGGCACCTACTTGGGCGTGACCGTCATCGGCACGCTCTGGGGCCTGTTTATCGCCTACCTGACGTTTGCGCTGCCGTTCTCAACCTGGGTGATGGTGACGTACCTCCGCGGCCTGCCGAGGGAACTGGAGGAAGCAGCGCGCATCGATGGCGCTTCCAACCTTGGGATCCTGTTCCGGATCATCATTCCGCTCAGCTGGCCCGGAATCATCGTTTCGGCAATTTTCGCTTTCCTGCTGGGCTGGAATGACGTGCTGTTCGCGTCCGTGTTCACCCGGCCGGACACGCACACTGCCGCTGTTGCGCTGCAGGTCTTCGCGTCCGCCGTGGAGGGTGGAGCAATCCCGGTGTATTCGCAGATGATGGCAGCTTCGCTGGTTTGTGCCGTCCCTGTGGTGGTGCTGTACTTCATGTTCCAGAAGTACCTCGTTGGCGGCCTGACAGCCGGCAGCGTCAAATAGGACAGCAGCGTCAAATAGGACAGCTCCGAAGCGCAAACAACTCCGCCCGGTACAGCAGTTCCTGTACCGGGCGGAGTTGTCGGCGGACCTGGCTCCTCGGGCTGGGGCTAAACCCTGGCCTCCGGCGGCGGGGCCTAGGGTGTGGTGCCGCCGGAGTCCTTGGTGGAGTCAGACTGGGGCTGCGTCCGGGACCGATCTGCGGCGGACTGTTCTGAGCCGGGCTGTCCTGCGGCGGACTGTTCTGAGCCGGACTGTTCTGTGCCTGGCTGGGCCGTGGTGGGCTGGTCCGTGACACGGACGCCGTACTGGGGCCGGCCGTCAGGGAGATCCGGGTAGCGGACGGCGGCAGCGGGAGCCTTGGCCGGCTGGGCCGCTGACTCCGGCTGCGGGCCCTGGTCCGGCCCGGCGGCGTCTGCCTGGCCGGCGCCTTGGGCTGTCCCTTGGCCCGGGGTGCCAGCACCCTGCTGTCCGTAGGGGTCATTCCACGTGGCAGGGCGTGCGGGTGCAGGACCGGGCTGATTTCCCGGCTGGCCCTGCTGGCCGGGCTGCCCGGACTGCCCGGACTGCTGACCAGTCTGGCCATAAGGCTGGTTCTGGTAGCCCTGCGGATTGTACGGGGCGGCAGCTGCGTCCGAGCGGGTCATGGGCAGTTGCTGGAGCAGCCGGCGCGCATCATGGGCGGCTTCCACCGACACCACAACGTCGTAGTTGGTGGCCACCACCTGGCTGGTAGAGGTGAAATCCCGCTTTCCGCGCTGCATGGCGTACGTGACGATGCCGAACAGCATAAAGAAGGCAGCCCCCATCAGCACAGATGCCAGGATGGAGAAATAGCCGGACGATGGTGCGAAGAAGGAAAGCATCACGCCAACGAAGAGGCCGAACCACATACCGCTGAGCGCCCCGGAGAGAGCCACCCGGGGATAGCTGAGGCGGCCAGTCACCCGCTCAACCATCTTCAGTTCGTTGCCCACGATGGAAACCATCTGGACCGGGAACTGCTGGTCGGCGAGGTAGTCCACCGCCTTCTGGGCATCCAAGTAGGAGGTGTACGAGCCGACGGTGTCACCGGTGGGAACCATGCGGGCGTCGTCGGGACCACTGGGGCCACCGGCCTTGGGAGCACCAAAAATGTTTGACATACACCCATTCTTGCCCA
It contains:
- a CDS encoding DEAD/DEAH box helicase; the protein is MSELHTHQILTDDSGIETIEPEETIISDEKPHEIAEKSFADYNVRADIVESLADAGITHPFPIQAMTLPVALSGHDIIGQAKTGTGKTLGFGIPALQRVVGPDDAGYDKLAVPGAPQALVIVPTRELAVQVANDLQNASLKRNARITTIYGGRAYEPQVEALQNGVEVVVGTPGRLIDLYKQKHLVLKNVKMVILDEADEMLDLGFLPDVETLIAGTPAVRQTLLFSATMPGPVIAMARRYMTQPTHIRAADPDDEGLTKRDIRQLIYRAHSMDKIEVVARILQARGRGRTIIFTKTKRTAAKVAEELVDRGFAAAAIHGDLGQGAREQALRAFRNNKVDVLVATDVAARGIDVDDVTHVINYQCVEDEKIYLHRVGRTGRAGNKGTAVTFVDWDDMPRWGLINKALGLSVPEPVETYSSSPHLYEELDIPEGTKGRLPRNKRVLAGVDAEVLEDLGETGKKNTRPSGGRDGGRDSNRDAGRSGGRDSSRRTGEPGGRSGDRRRRTSDAATAGTSPAPEPATAAPADAEVDPRARRSRTRTRRRNGEVVAGADNGPQQRSTEA
- a CDS encoding site-specific DNA-methyltransferase → MTDTVWAPDGSNLVVHADNAEFLPSLPDGAFTLIYVDPPFNTGRVQKRQETRMVLNADGGGDRVGFKGRSYDTIKGALHRYDDAFSDYWSFLEPRLVEAWRLLADDGTLYLHLDYREVHYAKVMLDAIFGRECFLNEIIWAYDYGARAKYRWPTKHDNILVYVKNPAKYHFDNAEVDREPYMAPGLVTPAKRELGKLPTDVWWHTIVSPTGKEKTGYPTQKPEGLIRRVVSASSRPGDWCLDFFAGSGTLGAVAAKLDRKFVCVDQNQPAIDVMAKRLGAKATFTSFPPK
- a CDS encoding PHP domain-containing protein, with the protein product MRIDLHAHSNVSDGTETPSDVMASAARAGLDVVALTDHDSTDGWAEASLAALENGIALVPGMEVSCRTGQGISVHLLSYLHDPAHPGLLEEITKAKDARLTRAERMVTLLAEDYPLTWDDVIHHVAPGATLGRPHIADALVAAGVVSDRSEAFASILTSHSRYFVQHYAPDPATAVELVRAAGGVPVFAHPVASGRGRIVGERTYRDMIDAGLAGLEIDHRDNPEEGRDFLRGLAAKHGLLITGSSDYHGTGKPNLLGENLTTADVLARIEELGTGTAVVRP
- a CDS encoding aminopeptidase P family protein codes for the protein MNDAENTLNSASQPLDERVNNRSQRPSSAAFKAFMAGNWAPSEQQPPALDAVANYAAARRKAISEKFKGERLVIPAGPLKVRSNDCDYRFRPHSGFAHLTGLGLDHEPDAVLILEPAGEGKGDGGSHHRATLYFRPLAGRDTEQFYADSRSGEFWIGARPTLAEFEARLGLATAHIEGLESAITKNVGAPEIGGISIRLVRKVDENIDALVDTARYNTAKDPDNLDLAVLDALDEKLSEALSELRLLKDEWEIEQMMTAVAATVEGFVEVVKALPRALTHARGERVVEGAFFARAREVGNELGYDTIAAAGNNATVLHWTRNTGRINAGELLLLDAGVEADSLYTADVTRTLPVNGTFTAVQRKVYEAVLDAADAGFAAARPGARFRDIHTAATTVLAERLAEWGLLPVSVEEAVSPEGQQHRRWMPHGTSHHLGLDVHDCAQAKRELYLDGILTEGMVFTIEPGLYFKNEDLAIPAEYRGIGVRIEDDILMTADGPVNLSAALPRKADDVQSWMAGIYQELDGGLASGDIG
- a CDS encoding extracellular solute-binding protein gives rise to the protein MSKPRRLGTIAAAAISVLMLAACGGSGGSGGATSGASGGKVDGTGKTLNVLMSVTAQYPQEQQAWFKEMSAKFKAETGADIQWETFASANDEMTRIQTSVVSGQGPDVYGLGTTFTPTAYSTGAFVKLGDNEWNQLGGKDKFVPAALGISGPDDGNQIGIPFVSRPFVMAYNTELLAAAGIEKPATTWDEFTEQAKKLTKGDQYGVAVAYKDNFDPWKYIWGMSIQAGNPIIDGSKVRLDDPITKKAYETYFGWVTKDKVVDPSSVGWANPQALAAFAAGKAAYFPMTSPLSIPALDASAVKGKYKYALMPTVPPGETSNPSNGKPAASILSGDNLVVADYSKQKDLAFAFVKMITDKDVQLNYFKVFGQLPANQAAAKELATNEVIAPALESGAKSVATPFSGAWGDVQLSLTNVVVQSIPDLSSGAVSESNLSQRLKDEQAKSQTALDRAKK
- a CDS encoding sugar ABC transporter permease — translated: MASSVTEPRPSDSSPAAGAAAEPGETTPPGQRRKGLSEKNRPLWLLIPGGLLMTLVILVPLAMGIWMSLIDLDQYTLRQWVNAEFIGIQNYIEAALSSELLRSIWLSVSFALISTVVTVPLGVAAAVVTQNAYRGRAVVRSIFLIPYVLPSFVVASVWRTMLQPDGIVNVTLTNMGMGGGLWLNGPNAYWTLVWVEIWAAWPFIYLLALSGLQAVDHEVHEASALDGALWWNKLRYVIFPYLKGPVSLAFLLATLNHINNFTLPYVLFGAPAPSDVNVLPILVYVTSFQSFRFGLSAAMAVVSLILIAIPLFIYLRAVRLDVHEGGKK
- a CDS encoding carbohydrate ABC transporter permease, whose product is MPRPLLATLTVLLCALVLIPIVYIFLASLNTDVGVASGEFWPSSFSLDSYTKIWDSVGLAKAIGNSLIVSGATAVVSAIMAIGTAYVLVRFEFRGRLTVLRGLLGLQSIPGTLMLLPVFVLFSSAGTYLGVTVIGTLWGLFIAYLTFALPFSTWVMVTYLRGLPRELEEAARIDGASNLGILFRIIIPLSWPGIIVSAIFAFLLGWNDVLFASVFTRPDTHTAAVALQVFASAVEGGAIPVYSQMMAASLVCAVPVVVLYFMFQKYLVGGLTAGSVK
- a CDS encoding general stress protein; translation: MSNIFGAPKAGGPSGPDDARMVPTGDTVGSYTSYLDAQKAVDYLADQQFPVQMVSIVGNELKMVERVTGRLSYPRVALSGALSGMWFGLFVGVMLSFFAPSSGYFSILASVLMGAAFFMLFGIVTYAMQRGKRDFTSTSQVVATNYDVVVSVEAAHDARRLLQQLPMTRSDAAAAPYNPQGYQNQPYGQTGQQSGQSGQPGQQGQPGNQPGPAPARPATWNDPYGQQGAGTPGQGTAQGAGQADAAGPDQGPQPESAAQPAKAPAAAVRYPDLPDGRPQYGVRVTDQPTTAQPGTEQSGSEQSAAGQPGSEQSAADRSRTQPQSDSTKDSGGTTP